In Tribolium castaneum strain GA2 chromosome 8, icTriCast1.1, whole genome shotgun sequence, the genomic window GTTCCTCATGAAGTGGGAGGGTACAGATGAGGCGGACTTAGTGCCCGCGAAACAGGCGAATATTAAGTGCCCCCAAGTTGTCATTAGGTTCTATGAAGAGCGTCTCACTTGGCATTCGCCCACAAATGACGAAAATAAAGCCGAGTGAAGGCTAGTTGTAAGGATATTCATAATGTACATATTCAACACGAATTATATACTAttattagacgaaaaaatcatTTGGACTAAGTAGGCGTTTAGAATCTTcccgtattattattatttgaatcTGACTCCCTAGCTGTAAGTTTAGTTTCTTGACTTAATCAAtagaaaattgtaataattttttttatttgaaataaaacaaaacaccaTTGCTTCGTTATCACTTATCACCCGAAAATATCATGAAAAGTGGTCCCATTGTACCCCACATCGCTAGTCGGCGCGTTCACGAAGTGAATATACATCCTAGAAACACAAAAAGTACAAAACCACACCAAAGACCCAATTACCGGTCCTTCGAAACCCCCAATTCCTTGCACACAACTTCGTACAAAGCCTTGGCGTGCTTTTTGTTTGGTTCCACGCCCAAGGCGCCAATGCTCATCAGAGTGGCTTGAGCGGCGGGCTCACTGGTGCCCCCCCAAGACATGTGGACGTCTCCGATCACAGTAGCCACAcaatacttgaaaaaaattgagttattcaAAGTTGACGTAACCTCAAACTTACATTGAGTGGCTTTGATAAGGAATTTGAAACAACTTGGCACAATTTCTGAGGCAAATCGGACGGGATTTTGCTCTGGGGCACGTTTGTCTCAACGCGAAAGTGAGGCATTTTGCGGAAAAAAATTGGCGGTGTTTTTATAACCTAGAAATGGACGTCAGAATTGACCTCTGGGTGACCTCCCAGGGGGGGGCGGgaatttatacaaaaagtgTATTGTTGaggaaatttgaatttttgagtttgGAATTCAAAATAGGGGCACAAGGgcctaaaaatgcaattttaaaattggattttttcaaattacggGCAGCCATGTTGTAGTGTTTGAAATGGCGGCAAATTCGCAATTTTACtatatttttaccttttttttccttattattAAAAGCTACGTCCAATAAttaaggtgttccatttgaaaaaatctcacttttgtgtttttttaatattgggaCAGTCTGTATATGGGTAAAAAACGTTGTAAACAAAataccaatattttttatttgtaagaaACAAACAAGACCATTTGGGTAATCAACAATCACTTTCCAAAAATGTCATGAAAGGTGGTCCCATTATAGCCCACTTCACTGGGCGGTGCACTGTTAAAGTGAATATACAtcctaaaaccaaaaaaaaaaaaactcaaaaaaatcccTAAAACCACAACCTGTCCTTTGCAATTCCCAACTCTTTGCACAGAATTTCGTACAAAATTTTGGCATGTTTTTTGTTCGGTTCTATGCCCAAGGAGCCAATGCTCATCAAGGTGGCTTGAGCGGCGGG contains:
- the LOC656105 gene encoding macrophage migration inhibitory factor homolog: MPHFRVETNVPQSKIPSDLPQKLCQVVSNSLSKPLNYCVATVIGDVHMSWGGTSEPAAQATLMSIGALGVEPNKKHAKALYEVVCKELGVSKDRMYIHFVNAPTSDVGYNGTTFHDIFG
- the LOC100142248 gene encoding macrophage migration inhibitory factor homolog; amino-acid sequence: MPHFRVETNVPQSKIPADLPQRLCQIVANSLSKQLSYCCVTVIGDVNMCWGGTSEPAAQATLMSIGSLGIEPNKKHAKILYEILCKELGIAKDRMYIHFNSAPPSEVGYNGTTFHDIFGK